In the Oncorhynchus nerka isolate Pitt River linkage group LG2, Oner_Uvic_2.0, whole genome shotgun sequence genome, one interval contains:
- the LOC115142807 gene encoding large ribosomal subunit protein uL1, which yields MSKVSRDMLYEVVKEVQAGSLAKPRKFIESVELQISLKNYDPQKDKRFSGTVRLQNHPRPKFSVCILGDQQHCDEAKAAELPHMDIEALKKLNKNKKMVKKLAKKYDAFLASESLIKQIPRILGPGLNKAGKFPSLLTHNENLNIKVDEVKSTIKFQMKKVLCLAVAVGHVKMSEEELVYNIHLAVNFLVSLLKKNWQNVRALYVKSTMGKPQRLY from the exons ATGAG CAAGGTATCCAGGGATATGCTTTATGAGGTGGTCAAGGAGGTCCAGGCGGGATCTCTTGCCAAGCCACGCAA GTTCATAGAGTCTGTAGAGCTCCAGATCAGCTTGAAGAATTATGATCCCCAGAAGGACAAGCGTTTCTCTGGCACAGTCAG ACTACAGA ACCACCCCAGGCCCAAGTTCTCTGTGTGCATCCTGGGAGACCAGCAGCATTGTGATGAGGCCAAGGCTGCAGAGCTGCCCCACATGGACATTGAGGCCCTCAAGAAACTCAACAAGAACAAGAAAATGGTCAAGAAACTGG CCAAGAAGTATGATGCCTTCCTGGCCTCTGAATCGCTGATCAAGCAGATCCCTCGTATCCTGGGGCCTGGGCTCAACAAGGCTGGCAAATTCCCCTCCCTGCTCACCCACAACGAGAACCTCAACATCAAGGTTGATGAGGTCAAATCCACCATTAAGTTCCAGATGAAGAAG GTGCTGTGTCTGGCAGTGGCTGTGGGTCACGTGAAGATGTCCGAGGAGGAGCTGGTCTACAACATCCACTTGGCAGTTAACTTCCTGGTGTCTCTGCTGAAGAAGAACTGGCAGAATGTCCGTGCCCTCTATGTCAAAAGCACCATGGGAAAGCCCCAGCGCCTCTACTAG
- the LOC115146169 gene encoding inositol 1,4,5-triphosphate receptor associated 2-like isoform X1: MNAQKATPCEYAGILGDSSDSDEEPSPEDQLAISWEHLPILERLGLSSGTEMTEKEVENAFTQLALAFRCDQYTLTQRLQAEEHDRTVAQENLILELEQTRNTLQHLRGRCVDAEMLSRIEASLDTVLDGVSDIITAAEMLGTVHQEARVCHSVEMMGIQVEHLKRRHAVERSELLETRKCFHRSRGRRHSDSEDGDVRHLFARRDSQHTLLRRRVSVTLIPTGSQLSDLETKFQEGCRASAANDSQGPEGGSVNQASRPSEMSPHHTPLLLRQSSTQSSQSLEEESEVAPHTSSLQMTLHHRRRSAIVTRESSSEEAKAKESKAGSGVGAGSGAGSGAGTSETTTEPLVVLSDQRLLATWLSYWMWMVLLLLALYFFLLLGFLLWGLKVPHHSF, translated from the exons ATGAATGCACAG AAGGCCACTCCCTGTGAGTATGCTggcatactgggggacagctcgGACTCTGACGAAG aGCCCAGTCCAGAGGATCAGCTGGCTATCTCCTGGGAGCACCTTCCTATACTTGAGAGATTGGGCCTCAGCAG TGGTACAGAGATGACTGAAAAAGAGGTTGAG AATGCGTTTACCCAGCTTGCACTGGCGTTCCGTTGTGACCAGtacaccctaacccagagacTGCAGGCTGAGGAACACGACAGAACAGTGGCCCAGGAGAACCTCATCCTTGAACTGGAGCAAACCAGAAACACACTGCAG CATCTGAGAGGTAGATGTGTAGACGCTGAGATGCTGAGTCGTATTGAGGCCAGTTTGGACACAGTGCTGGACGGCGTGAGTGACATCATCACTGCTGCTGAGATGCTGGGGACCGTGCACCAG GAGGCGCGAGTGTGTCATTCTGTGGAGATGATGGGTATACAAGTGGAGCATCTGAAGCGTCGTCACGCTGTGGAGAGATCCGAGCTGTTGGAGACCAGGAAGTGTTTCCACCGCAGCCGGGGCAGGAGACACAGCGACTCAG AGGATGGAGACGTTAGGCACCTGTTTGCCAGGCGAGACTCCCAACAT ACCCTCCTTCGGCGAAGAGTCAGCGTCACACTAATCCCAACGGGATCCCAG CTCAGCGACCTGGAGACCAAGTTCCAGGAGGGTTGCAGGGCCAGTGCTGCCAATGACAGCCAGGGGCCAGAAGGGGGCAGTGTGAACCAAGCCAGCAG GCCCTCTGAGATGTCCCCCCACCACACCCCCCTCTTGCTCAGACAGAGCTCCACACAGAGCTCCCAGAGCCTGGAGGAAGAGAGCGAGGTAGCCCCTCACACCAG ttccCTTCAGATGACCCTACATCACAGGCGGAGGTCTGCAATCGTGACGCGTGAGTCTAGTTCAGAGGAGGCCAAAGCCAAGGAGTCAAAAGCGGGGTCTGGAGTGGGGGCGGGGTCAGGGGCGGGGTCTGGAGCAGGCACATCCGAGACCACCACAGAACC GCTAGTGGTGCTGTCAGACCAGCGCCTCCTAGCTACATGGCTGTCTTACTGGATGTGGATGGTGCTGCTCCTCCTGGCTCTCTACTTCTTCCTGCTGCTGGGGTTCCTCCTCTGGGGTCTGAAGGTTCCACACCACAGCTTCTGA
- the LOC115146169 gene encoding inositol 1,4,5-triphosphate receptor associated 2-like isoform X2: MNAQATPCEYAGILGDSSDSDEEPSPEDQLAISWEHLPILERLGLSSGTEMTEKEVENAFTQLALAFRCDQYTLTQRLQAEEHDRTVAQENLILELEQTRNTLQHLRGRCVDAEMLSRIEASLDTVLDGVSDIITAAEMLGTVHQEARVCHSVEMMGIQVEHLKRRHAVERSELLETRKCFHRSRGRRHSDSEDGDVRHLFARRDSQHTLLRRRVSVTLIPTGSQLSDLETKFQEGCRASAANDSQGPEGGSVNQASRPSEMSPHHTPLLLRQSSTQSSQSLEEESEVAPHTSSLQMTLHHRRRSAIVTRESSSEEAKAKESKAGSGVGAGSGAGSGAGTSETTTEPLVVLSDQRLLATWLSYWMWMVLLLLALYFFLLLGFLLWGLKVPHHSF; the protein is encoded by the exons ATGAATGCACAG GCCACTCCCTGTGAGTATGCTggcatactgggggacagctcgGACTCTGACGAAG aGCCCAGTCCAGAGGATCAGCTGGCTATCTCCTGGGAGCACCTTCCTATACTTGAGAGATTGGGCCTCAGCAG TGGTACAGAGATGACTGAAAAAGAGGTTGAG AATGCGTTTACCCAGCTTGCACTGGCGTTCCGTTGTGACCAGtacaccctaacccagagacTGCAGGCTGAGGAACACGACAGAACAGTGGCCCAGGAGAACCTCATCCTTGAACTGGAGCAAACCAGAAACACACTGCAG CATCTGAGAGGTAGATGTGTAGACGCTGAGATGCTGAGTCGTATTGAGGCCAGTTTGGACACAGTGCTGGACGGCGTGAGTGACATCATCACTGCTGCTGAGATGCTGGGGACCGTGCACCAG GAGGCGCGAGTGTGTCATTCTGTGGAGATGATGGGTATACAAGTGGAGCATCTGAAGCGTCGTCACGCTGTGGAGAGATCCGAGCTGTTGGAGACCAGGAAGTGTTTCCACCGCAGCCGGGGCAGGAGACACAGCGACTCAG AGGATGGAGACGTTAGGCACCTGTTTGCCAGGCGAGACTCCCAACAT ACCCTCCTTCGGCGAAGAGTCAGCGTCACACTAATCCCAACGGGATCCCAG CTCAGCGACCTGGAGACCAAGTTCCAGGAGGGTTGCAGGGCCAGTGCTGCCAATGACAGCCAGGGGCCAGAAGGGGGCAGTGTGAACCAAGCCAGCAG GCCCTCTGAGATGTCCCCCCACCACACCCCCCTCTTGCTCAGACAGAGCTCCACACAGAGCTCCCAGAGCCTGGAGGAAGAGAGCGAGGTAGCCCCTCACACCAG ttccCTTCAGATGACCCTACATCACAGGCGGAGGTCTGCAATCGTGACGCGTGAGTCTAGTTCAGAGGAGGCCAAAGCCAAGGAGTCAAAAGCGGGGTCTGGAGTGGGGGCGGGGTCAGGGGCGGGGTCTGGAGCAGGCACATCCGAGACCACCACAGAACC GCTAGTGGTGCTGTCAGACCAGCGCCTCCTAGCTACATGGCTGTCTTACTGGATGTGGATGGTGCTGCTCCTCCTGGCTCTCTACTTCTTCCTGCTGCTGGGGTTCCTCCTCTGGGGTCTGAAGGTTCCACACCACAGCTTCTGA
- the LOC115146169 gene encoding inositol 1,4,5-triphosphate receptor associated 2-like isoform X3, with protein MTEKEVENAFTQLALAFRCDQYTLTQRLQAEEHDRTVAQENLILELEQTRNTLQHLRGRCVDAEMLSRIEASLDTVLDGVSDIITAAEMLGTVHQEARVCHSVEMMGIQVEHLKRRHAVERSELLETRKCFHRSRGRRHSDSEDGDVRHLFARRDSQHTLLRRRVSVTLIPTGSQLSDLETKFQEGCRASAANDSQGPEGGSVNQASRPSEMSPHHTPLLLRQSSTQSSQSLEEESEVAPHTSSLQMTLHHRRRSAIVTRESSSEEAKAKESKAGSGVGAGSGAGSGAGTSETTTEPLVVLSDQRLLATWLSYWMWMVLLLLALYFFLLLGFLLWGLKVPHHSF; from the exons ATGACTGAAAAAGAGGTTGAG AATGCGTTTACCCAGCTTGCACTGGCGTTCCGTTGTGACCAGtacaccctaacccagagacTGCAGGCTGAGGAACACGACAGAACAGTGGCCCAGGAGAACCTCATCCTTGAACTGGAGCAAACCAGAAACACACTGCAG CATCTGAGAGGTAGATGTGTAGACGCTGAGATGCTGAGTCGTATTGAGGCCAGTTTGGACACAGTGCTGGACGGCGTGAGTGACATCATCACTGCTGCTGAGATGCTGGGGACCGTGCACCAG GAGGCGCGAGTGTGTCATTCTGTGGAGATGATGGGTATACAAGTGGAGCATCTGAAGCGTCGTCACGCTGTGGAGAGATCCGAGCTGTTGGAGACCAGGAAGTGTTTCCACCGCAGCCGGGGCAGGAGACACAGCGACTCAG AGGATGGAGACGTTAGGCACCTGTTTGCCAGGCGAGACTCCCAACAT ACCCTCCTTCGGCGAAGAGTCAGCGTCACACTAATCCCAACGGGATCCCAG CTCAGCGACCTGGAGACCAAGTTCCAGGAGGGTTGCAGGGCCAGTGCTGCCAATGACAGCCAGGGGCCAGAAGGGGGCAGTGTGAACCAAGCCAGCAG GCCCTCTGAGATGTCCCCCCACCACACCCCCCTCTTGCTCAGACAGAGCTCCACACAGAGCTCCCAGAGCCTGGAGGAAGAGAGCGAGGTAGCCCCTCACACCAG ttccCTTCAGATGACCCTACATCACAGGCGGAGGTCTGCAATCGTGACGCGTGAGTCTAGTTCAGAGGAGGCCAAAGCCAAGGAGTCAAAAGCGGGGTCTGGAGTGGGGGCGGGGTCAGGGGCGGGGTCTGGAGCAGGCACATCCGAGACCACCACAGAACC GCTAGTGGTGCTGTCAGACCAGCGCCTCCTAGCTACATGGCTGTCTTACTGGATGTGGATGGTGCTGCTCCTCCTGGCTCTCTACTTCTTCCTGCTGCTGGGGTTCCTCCTCTGGGGTCTGAAGGTTCCACACCACAGCTTCTGA